The following proteins are encoded in a genomic region of Ornithinibacillus sp. 4-3:
- a CDS encoding alpha/beta fold hydrolase — protein sequence MQQDDKRVSKVYIDINGAKQGLIIETTDENLPVLLVVHGGPGYPLYPIARANNVQLYRLFTVCYWDQRGTGMSYTSDKKSLTIDQIVNDTVEVSNYLIQTFSKEKIYLMGHSWGTIIGSKAASIRPDLFQAYIGVGQIGSQSASEKENYNVISEKVEASGNEKWISEINSVNYSDNYYKDRKYFSIVDKYRTKFGCGFLREGYPNSQGLRDIFGTRQYSFKEKMNVFRGIANAYQAFGEKMAKTDLATEISEINTNVYIFHGRHDYITTHHQALRFYDYLKASKKSFHTFENSAHTPFIEEQSAFLEKLQNEVLNS from the coding sequence ATGCAACAAGATGATAAGAGGGTTTCTAAAGTATATATAGATATCAATGGAGCCAAGCAAGGTTTAATTATTGAAACAACAGATGAAAATCTACCAGTTTTACTTGTGGTGCATGGAGGACCAGGTTATCCATTATATCCAATTGCTCGAGCAAATAATGTTCAGCTATATCGTCTCTTCACGGTTTGCTATTGGGATCAACGCGGTACGGGCATGTCTTATACATCGGACAAAAAGAGCCTAACAATCGATCAAATTGTAAATGATACCGTTGAAGTCAGTAATTATTTGATTCAAACATTTTCTAAAGAAAAAATTTATCTGATGGGACATTCATGGGGTACAATTATTGGTAGCAAGGCCGCTAGTATCCGTCCAGATCTTTTTCAAGCCTATATTGGTGTAGGACAAATTGGGTCACAGAGTGCATCTGAGAAAGAAAACTATAATGTTATTTCAGAAAAAGTCGAAGCTTCGGGAAATGAAAAGTGGATTTCTGAGATCAATAGCGTAAATTATAGTGATAACTATTATAAAGATCGAAAATACTTTTCAATAGTTGATAAATATAGAACTAAATTTGGGTGCGGTTTTTTACGTGAAGGATACCCAAATTCACAAGGATTAAGAGATATATTTGGTACACGCCAATATTCGTTCAAAGAAAAAATGAATGTTTTTCGAGGTATTGCAAACGCGTATCAAGCCTTTGGTGAGAAGATGGCTAAGACGGATTTGGCAACTGAAATTAGCGAGATAAATACCAATGTCTATATATTTCATGGAAGGCATGATTACATAACCACGCACCATCAAGCATTGCGTTTCTACGATTATTTGAAAGCATCTAAAAAGAGCTTCCATACTTTTGAAAATTCTGCACACACACCTTTTATTGAGGAACAATCAGCATTTTTAGAGAAATTGCAAAATGAAGTATTAAATAGTTAG